A genomic segment from Equus przewalskii isolate Varuska chromosome X, EquPr2, whole genome shotgun sequence encodes:
- the LOC103554605 gene encoding large ribosomal subunit protein eL43, which produces MAKRTKKVKIVSKHGTLYGASFRKMVKKIEISQHAKQTCSFCGRTKMKRRAVGIWHCGSCIKTVAGRVWTYNTSSAITLKSAIRRLKELKDQ; this is translated from the coding sequence ATGGCCAAACGCACCAAGAAGGTCAAAATCGTCAGTAAACATGGGACACTTTATGGTGCCTCCTTCAGGAAAAtggtgaagaagattgaaatcagcCAGCACGCCAAGCAAACTTGCTCCTTCTGTGGGAGAACCAAGATGAAGAGGCGAGCTGTGGGGATCTGGCACTGTGGTTCCTGCATAAAAACAGTAGCCGGGCGTGTCTGGACCTACAACACCAGTTCTGCCATCACACTGAAGTCTGCCATCCGAAGACTGAAGGAATTGAAAGACCAGTAG